Below is a window of Mycobacterium dioxanotrophicus DNA.
GTCGACACACACCACGTGAGGGGGAATCTCGTTGTTGGGTCCCAGACTCGGCGAGATCTCGGCGGCCGCGGCAGTGCAGCCGTGGTAGGCGTGCGACGTACAGATGATGCCCTGCACACCGGTCTGATAGCGGGCGGTGCGCAGCGCGAGGTCGACGGCTTCGCTGCCGGTGCACGTGTAGACCACTTTCGACAGCTCCGCGGGAAATAGCGCCAGCAGTCGTTCGGAGTAGGCAACAAGGGGTTCGGTGAGATAGCGCGTGTGGGTGTTGAGAATTCCCAGCTGCTCACCGACGAGCTGCTGCACGTGTGGATGGCTGTGCCCGATCACTGGAACGTTGTTGTAGGCGTCGAGATACCGGTTGCCGTCGGCATCGTAGAGCCAGACGCCGGAGCCACGCACCAGCGCCACCGGGCGCCGGTAGAACAGGCGATAGCTCGGTGCCAGCACCGCCTCCCGGCGCTCGGCGAGGGCGCGGCTACCGGGGTCGAGCTCGGCCGCTCCGATGCCGTCGTAGGCATTGGCCATATGCATTGGCTGCGAATTCATTTCGACTCCCTCCGGGGTTCGGCGTCGCACATCGAGCGCAGGTGCGCACCGGCCGTTCGAGGATCGATGGTCAGCAGACGCTCGAGGGTCGGCAACGTGTGGCGCATGCGCATGCTGCCGTACGCGGTCGGGTTGGTGCGGGCCCGGACGGTCCATGTCAACACCTGCACGCACAATCTCGCCGCCGCGAGCGGATAGATGACGTCGATTTCAGCCCGCGCCAACGGGACGACAGCGTGGTAGCCGGCGACCACATGCCCCAGCGCCCGCAGCGGATCGTCCTTGCGCAGCATCGCATATGCCCCGGCGATCGCGGGCTCCGCGACCCGAGGGCCGCACAGCGCATCGTTGAAATCGAGCACGCCGGAGATTACCTGCACGCCATCCCGCAGCTCGACCAGGACGTTGTTGTCGTTGAGATCCTGGTGCACCATCACCCGGGGCAATTCGCGCAGCACAGGCTCGATTTCGCTGAACCAGCCGAGCACCGTGGCGGCGCCGTGACTGTCGATGAGTTCCGGAGCGGCGGACAGACATTCATGGATTGCTTCGCCGGAGCGCGTGACATCCCAGTGGTGCGTAGCCGGGAAATTCGGCGCGGCGAAACCGTCGAGGGCCAACGTCACCCGGGCGGCAGTCGCACCCAGTTGTCTCAGCAATGCCGGCGAATGCTGCGCAACCTTGTTGAGCTCAGTCCCACTGACCCAGTTGAGCACCCGCAGCACGCCGTTGTCGGCGCCCGACTCGAACGGCACGTGCAGGCTGCCGTCGGCCGCACGCACGATGGTGGGCACGGCGACACCGAGGTCTTTGCCGAGCAGGTGCAGCAAGATTGCTTCCTGCCACTGCAATTCCGCGGCGTTCTGCACGGGCAGTTGAAGCCTCGCCAGATAGGTGGCGCCGTCCGCCGTCGTCAACCGGTAGTTGCGGTCGATCTCACCGCCCAGGAAGGTCAGCGCGTGGACCTGCATACCGTAGTACCGGTCGACCAGGGTCATCACCAAGGGAATCTCCGCGCCCGCGGGATCGCTCGGCGTACTCGTCATCATGCCCCTACACCGCCTGCACGATCACGGCAGGTCGAGCAGCTCTTCGTAGAAGCCCCCGAACCCACGGTTGCGGTCGACGAGATGCACTTCGAGGATCCAGTGACACTCGTTGCCGGCCCGGTCTTTTCGCCGCATCGGCCTGGTCGATCCGGGCGCGACATAGGACTCGATGTCCTCGCCGTCGATCTTCTCGTGCGGAAACTCGCCGACCAGGTGCCCGGCGATGACCCCGCCGAAATCCCATCCCGCATCACGGCTGGTCGCTACGACGAAGTCGTAGAGTTGCTCCCCGGTGACCTGTGGCTCGCTCCTGAAGAACTCACGACCCGCCCGCCATACCTCCGGTAGTCGATCGAGCAGTTCGAGCTTGCGGGGGTCGTCGCCCAATACATACGTTCGGCCGAAATCAGCTTCCCACTCCTCGAATATGGGGCCGAAATCGAGGAAGACGACGTCATCTTCGGTCAGCCGGCGATCGGGCGGGTTGCCCCGGAAAGTCTCCAATGTGTTGCTCCCCGAACGGACAATGCGCTTGTGCCAGTGCCCCGTGACGCCGAACATCGCGGCCGCCAAGTCGTGAATCTCGTCGGAGAGAGCCCGCTCGCCGATACCGGCCCGGACCATGCGCCGGTCGCTGATTTCCGCGAACAGCTTCGCTGCCATGTCTTGGGCTTCGATCAGCTTCGCGGCCCGTACAGGCTCTCCGACAGTCGGTCGATTCATTGGTCGATGCTATAGCGGACACCGGTGGCGAGGTTTATTTCGCTTTGGGTGGGGAATTCACGCCAATCAGCGCTGCACAGCGTTCGTCGGGTTGTGGACGAAGGGATCGGACATGGTCGCTGTCGAGGGTTCGGCGGGGCGCAACGGGAAGAGCCGTCCCGGCGAACAGGATGTCATGCCGTCGAACAGCAAATCGGGCCTCTCGCTGTTCGACAGGTTCGCGACGGGTGCCAGTTCATTTGTCTCCCGGGCGTGGTTCTTCCTGGGCTGTGTGCTCCTCGTGGTGGTTTGGGCACCGACGTTTGCTTTTCTCCAGCTCGACACGTGGCAGCTGATCATCAACACGGTCACCACCATCATCACCTTCTTGCTGGTGGCACTGCTGCAGAACACCGAGCGTCGCGCCGACGACGCGCTTCAGCAGAAACTCAATGCCATCGCCGAGGCCCTCGGCGATCTCATGCACCACCTGCGAGACGATCCCGACGCCGAAGACGACATCAAGGAGTTGCGAGCAGCCGTCGGCCTCGAAGATCGGGAAAGCGCGGACTGAGCCGGGATTGGCCTTACGACGCTGCTTCGGGGTTCGCCGCCAGACGTTGATGCACCGTCAGCAGCACGTGGTCATAGGTCGACTGATCAACGGTCTCCCGAGCCATGTCCCGCAGGTCGCTGCGCAACTGCTGGGCCAGGACACGCAGCTTGACGTTGTGCTCTTGGGACAGCCATTTGAGCACATCGAACGCCACGTCTTCGTCGACGTTGTAGATGAGCATCAGCATGCCCTTGACCTGTTCGATGCTGGCGCGATTCGTGGCGATTTCGGCTACGCGTGCCGTGACAAGGTCCTGCCGCCGACGCTCGGCGTCCACACGCTGATCCTCGGCGGGCGTCACGTCGACGTAAAAACCGTGCGTGCCGATCACCGCGCCGTGATCATCGAAGAACTGATCCCCGATCACCATCACCCAGTGCACCGCACCGGCAGTGTCGATGATGCGGTGCCTGCTGCTGAGCGCACCGCGGGTGTTCATGATGGCTTCTATGGTGTCGGCGACCTTTTCACGGTCGTCGGGGTGCTTGTGCGACAGCACCAGTTCGGTCGTGGGCACCACCGTGCCGGGCGCATAGCCGTGCAACCGCGCAACCTGCTCTGACCACTCCCAGCGCTGCTCATCGAAGTAGAAGCGAAACCACCCCATCGGCACCGGTGTCTGTCCAGCTAGATCATCGGTCACGACCTCGATCACATCGGCCTCCGCTACGCCCGCACTCCTGGAGACTCCAATCCCGGAAATGGACCTGCCATCACCAGTCCCAGCCATGATTCCATCCTAAATATCTTCGGGGAAGCAAGCGTTGTTTCATATCAGAATGATCGTCGCCCAACATGTTTCGCTTCACAGCCTTTCGTCAGGAGCGGATGGTCGATCGGCCGGGACGCCCTGTGCGAGTGGGTGGCGGCGCTGCCGCCACCCCTCTCGCTCCACCGTGGTGGTCTCACCCCCTTCCCGATGTGCGGTTACTCAGCGGGACGGCCGGGGCGCTGGGCCTTGAGAACGTCCGAGCCATCCAGCTCCCCGGGGCGCCACGCACCGCGAAATCCGTTGACGCGTGCGCGGCCGATCAGGCGTTGATGGATTCTCTGGGTGACGAGGAGTCCGCGTCCACGATCACGTTGTCGCGAGGTCGGTCGACGACGATCTTTCGGGGTTTGGCCTTGTCCGCCACCGGAATTCGTAGCTGTAGCACCCCGTCGTGATACTTCGCGGCGATCTTTCCCGTATCCAGGTTGTCACCGAGCACCAACTGGCGCGAGAACACCCCTCTGGGCCGCTCCGTGGCGAGCATCTCCCGGTCGGGGTCCACAGGCGCACGCTCCGCGCGCACCGTCACCACATTGTGCTCGATGTCCAGATCCAGCGAGTCCTCCGCGATACCGGGCAGATCGAACTCGACGATGAACTCTTCACCATCACGCCAGGCGTCCATCGGCATGATCGCCGGGCGCGCTGCCGTGCCGAGCACCTGCTGGGCGAAGCGGTCCAGGTCCCGGAACGGATCAGTACGCATCAGCATGGTGGCCACCTCCACATATCCTTTCCTGTTCTGAACGGAAGCCGACTGATAATCTGTGCCAGTCGGCACAAGTTTTATATAGCACCACGACAGATGAGAGGCAAGTAAATTGCCGTCCCAAGATCTCTCCGACACTGGAAGCCCCCGATCGGTGGGTGACAACAGGCACCGGGCCCGCGGTGCGCCGGCCCCAGACCACGGCGTATACGGCATCTCCGTCGCCGCCGAACTGTCCGGCGTCCCCACGCAATCCCTGCGGCTATGGGAGCGCCACGGCCTGCTGTACCCGAGCCGCACCGAAGGAGGCACCCGCCGCTACAGCGCGGACGACCTCGCCCGGGTCCGGCGCATCGCGGCATTGGTGGCCGCGGGTGTCAACATCGCCGGCGTCGCCCGCATTCTCGATCTCGAAGACGACAACTCCGAGCTACGGCAAATCATCGACCGGCAAGAGTAGGGACAAGACAAGGCTCAGCCGACGACTGCGCTACACCTGATCAGCCACCGCGCCGCTCAGCTGCCAGAGTTTGTTACCCATCAGCAGCTCAAACTGGTCGACCATGTCACCGAGAGGCTCACCGCTGCTGACGTAGCCGACGTAGAAGCCCATCCCCCACATGGCCGCGAGCAACATCTCGACGGTCTCACCGACGTCGGTGTTGACGACCACCTGGCCACGGTGCACGGCGTCGTCGAGGGCCCATGCGACGAACTCCCGCGAAGCCTGCAACGCATCGGGCGTGGAGTCGGCGAATTCCGGGTGCCGACGCGACTCGAACACCGTCGTCACCAGAAATGCCGCGGCAGCCGATTCGGCGCTCATGACCGCCGCGAAGAAGGTCGACAGCTTGGCCAACAGAGTCGACTGCTGCTGAGCCTTGACGACGGCGGGACTGATCACCGCGGCCGTCGTCTGCTCGACCACTGCGCTGTACAACTGTGACTTGCTGGCGTAATGATGGCAGACGGCTGGTCGGGTCAGACCGGCTCGGCGCGCGATGGTCTGGAACGTCGCGGCGTCGTAGCCGCATTCACTGAACACTTCGCGGGCCGCCTGCAGAATCCGGTTCCTCGTCCCTGCCGCCGTAGCTGTCGGTGGGCGACCTCGCCGACGCGGCGCGACGGACGGCCCCGTCACCTCCAGCAACGTGCCACGCTCGACTCATGGGGCTGGTTCGCAGCAGGCGTGTGAGCGGTCACACTCGCGTATCGGCGGCGGGGTTGCCCCGTGTTACATCGCCCTCAGGCTTCGGCCGCCGGGATGAGTTGGTCGACAAGCTCAACCGGATGCGACAACATCGCCATGTGCCCACCGGGTATGACGGCAGGTTCGATGCCCAGTCTTTCGGCCACCACCCGACGCATGAACGACTCGGGGAAGAAGCGGTCATCCCTGAACACCACGAACCGGGTAGGGATCGGGGGAAGATCTGCTGACAGCCACGGGGCCAGCGACGGCGTATCTGACTGCCTTCGCTCGACCTCGTCCGCGACCACCGCGGCGTCGACTCCGTTGTAGAACAGGGCATCCATGTCGTCGGGGTCGTACCCGCCAGATAGGGCAGCGGACCGCTGCGCGTTCTTCCACCCCGTCGCCGCCCACCAATCGTCGGGACGTTCCCCCGGACGCGGGATCATTGCCGAGACGTAGACCAAAGCAGACGCATCCACTCGCGTACAGGCGAGGGCTCCGGTGAAGCCGCCGAAAGAATGGGCAACGACGATAGGCCGCTCGTTGTCTTCACGCTGTTGGACATGTTGGGCGGCGACTACCTCCGCGTATGCGTGCAGATCCGCCGCATCGTCCTCGCAAGGCAGGTCAACCGCGATTCCACGGTGCCCGCGGTCGGCCAGCTCGGCCACCACGAACCGCCAGCAAGACGGGTCCGCGCCGCCGCCCGGGATGAGCAAGAACGTCGTCATTCAGCCAGCCCCGGCGTCAAACCTCGACTGGTCGAACGCACAGCGACATGATGGCATCCCCGCCTGGGACATGATGGTGATCATGAATGTGAGCCAGACTGGAGCCAGCTCGGTGAAGACGCCGGCATTTCGATCGATTCACATCGCGTTGGTGGGCCTGCTCGCAGCGCTGCTTGTGGTGTGGGGTCCCAACGTCGGTCGGGCGTACGCGGCCGACGCGTCGCCCGCGGGCGATGTCATCGCCCTCGGCGATCCAGCGGCGCCGGGCCAGATCGAGCTCTATCTCGATCCGCTGTGCCCCTTCAGCGGCAAGATGG
It encodes the following:
- a CDS encoding phosphotransferase, producing the protein MTSTPSDPAGAEIPLVMTLVDRYYGMQVHALTFLGGEIDRNYRLTTADGATYLARLQLPVQNAAELQWQEAILLHLLGKDLGVAVPTIVRAADGSLHVPFESGADNGVLRVLNWVSGTELNKVAQHSPALLRQLGATAARVTLALDGFAAPNFPATHHWDVTRSGEAIHECLSAAPELIDSHGAATVLGWFSEIEPVLRELPRVMVHQDLNDNNVLVELRDGVQVISGVLDFNDALCGPRVAEPAIAGAYAMLRKDDPLRALGHVVAGYHAVVPLARAEIDVIYPLAAARLCVQVLTWTVRARTNPTAYGSMRMRHTLPTLERLLTIDPRTAGAHLRSMCDAEPRRESK
- a CDS encoding M24 family metallopeptidase, whose translation is MNRPTVGEPVRAAKLIEAQDMAAKLFAEISDRRMVRAGIGERALSDEIHDLAAAMFGVTGHWHKRIVRSGSNTLETFRGNPPDRRLTEDDVVFLDFGPIFEEWEADFGRTYVLGDDPRKLELLDRLPEVWRAGREFFRSEPQVTGEQLYDFVVATSRDAGWDFGGVIAGHLVGEFPHEKIDGEDIESYVAPGSTRPMRRKDRAGNECHWILEVHLVDRNRGFGGFYEELLDLP
- a CDS encoding low affinity iron permease family protein, giving the protein MVAVEGSAGRNGKSRPGEQDVMPSNSKSGLSLFDRFATGASSFVSRAWFFLGCVLLVVVWAPTFAFLQLDTWQLIINTVTTIITFLLVALLQNTERRADDALQQKLNAIAEALGDLMHHLRDDPDAEDDIKELRAAVGLEDRESAD
- a CDS encoding PAS and ANTAR domain-containing protein, which produces MGWFRFYFDEQRWEWSEQVARLHGYAPGTVVPTTELVLSHKHPDDREKVADTIEAIMNTRGALSSRHRIIDTAGAVHWVMVIGDQFFDDHGAVIGTHGFYVDVTPAEDQRVDAERRRQDLVTARVAEIATNRASIEQVKGMLMLIYNVDEDVAFDVLKWLSQEHNVKLRVLAQQLRSDLRDMARETVDQSTYDHVLLTVHQRLAANPEAAS
- a CDS encoding Hsp20/alpha crystallin family protein translates to MLMRTDPFRDLDRFAQQVLGTAARPAIMPMDAWRDGEEFIVEFDLPGIAEDSLDLDIEHNVVTVRAERAPVDPDREMLATERPRGVFSRQLVLGDNLDTGKIAAKYHDGVLQLRIPVADKAKPRKIVVDRPRDNVIVDADSSSPRESINA
- a CDS encoding MerR family transcriptional regulator; the encoded protein is MGDNRHRARGAPAPDHGVYGISVAAELSGVPTQSLRLWERHGLLYPSRTEGGTRRYSADDLARVRRIAALVAAGVNIAGVARILDLEDDNSELRQIIDRQE
- a CDS encoding TetR/AcrR family transcriptional regulator, coding for MTGPSVAPRRRGRPPTATAAGTRNRILQAAREVFSECGYDAATFQTIARRAGLTRPAVCHHYASKSQLYSAVVEQTTAAVISPAVVKAQQQSTLLAKLSTFFAAVMSAESAAAAFLVTTVFESRRHPEFADSTPDALQASREFVAWALDDAVHRGQVVVNTDVGETVEMLLAAMWGMGFYVGYVSSGEPLGDMVDQFELLMGNKLWQLSGAVADQV
- a CDS encoding alpha/beta fold hydrolase, with translation MTTFLLIPGGGADPSCWRFVVAELADRGHRGIAVDLPCEDDAADLHAYAEVVAAQHVQQREDNERPIVVAHSFGGFTGALACTRVDASALVYVSAMIPRPGERPDDWWAATGWKNAQRSAALSGGYDPDDMDALFYNGVDAAVVADEVERRQSDTPSLAPWLSADLPPIPTRFVVFRDDRFFPESFMRRVVAERLGIEPAVIPGGHMAMLSHPVELVDQLIPAAEA